aaattatGTAACTTTTGGTGcttaaaagtaaaagaattttgtgaggatatttttgtaaaattataCCGCTTAGGGTTATTGAGGATTGATCTTAGTTTTGGtgttataaaaaatgaataattcaGTTGTAGCACTATATCAGATTTGAATAACCTGTACAaatattgaaaacaaaaaaatcaaaatgtaaaaCTTAAAACATATGGTGAATCACTATCTGCATTTTTtggttttgattatttaagaattttgatTGGCTATTTGGCATCTATTGTCgcaaaattcaagaataatttagtgttttttaattaaaattgaatgcaCACCAGAATTTTTGATAGCGaagacataaaattacaaatgctaagaaaaaataaacatgtAATATCCGAAAGAATTATCTTCCAAGAATGCTTAGCGGACCAGAaccattatcatcatcatcatgaCTATGCTGAAGCTTACTGTTAGATTACTTCTGATGCTAGCTTTATTAGCTGATGACGGTGAAGGTGGCGGCGAGGAAACATCAGGAGAAGGGGAGATTGTAGGAGATGATTTAGGACTGCCCATAGGCGATGTAGGAGGAGATGGAGGAGACATGGTAGGACTGGTCTCAGGTGGGGACTGTGATGGTGAGGGAGTAGAAGTTGTTGGAGATGGGGAGGACGAGGGCGGCATGACCGACGAAGGAGAAGGTGGTGGAGGGCTTATGGGTGATGCTGGTGGTGGGGTTGCAGGAGTGGCCGGTGGTGGAGGGTTAATTGGCGATGTTGGTGGTGGGGTTGCAGGAGTGGCAGGAGTGGCTGGTGGTGGTGTGGAAGATGGAAGGACGTCTATCTCAACTTTCATTCCTTGGGTGCAATGTCCTGGAGTTCCGCAGATGAAGTATCTAGTGCCAGGAGATGAAAGAGGGATGACTGTGGAGCCGTCACTGTGCCCTTGAATTGCATTACTCGTTTGGCATGAGTCGTAATCTGCCTGTGATACTTCAAACAAGTTGTGATTGGCTCCATACTGGAAAACTGCAATATTCAGTCAGGAGATTGAGGTTCATAATCCATTAGAACTAAAATGgtattgaatcaaaattaaattaaactactCTATTTCTTAACAATATTAGACTTTTACATTTCTAATGCAGAACTAAGTGATTTATGATGCAGTAAGTAAATGATGCGTACacataaatgtaaaataactaaagcatatttaattatttaattattatctattgattaaaaatattgaaatatataaaactggACTAGTGTAATCATATTGCTTTTATTTCAGTGTAAGATTAACGAAAGTAGATAAGAGAAACATACT
The sequence above is drawn from the Ricinus communis isolate WT05 ecotype wild-type chromosome 7, ASM1957865v1, whole genome shotgun sequence genome and encodes:
- the LOC8277696 gene encoding uclacyanin-3 isoform X1 translates to MAILRNVMSLAVIAMLFELAMAANYTVGGSNGGWDTSTNLQAWAASQLFSVGDNLIFQYGANHNLFEVSQADYDSCQTSNAIQGHSDGSTVIPLSSPGTRYFICGTPGHCTQGMKVEIDVLPSSTPPPATPATPATPPPTSPINPPPPATPATPPPASPISPPPPSPSSVMPPSSSPSPTTSTPSPSQSPPETSPTMSPPSPPTSPMGSPKSSPTISPSPDVSSPPPSPSSANKASIRSNLTVSFSIVMMMMIMVLVR
- the LOC8277696 gene encoding uclacyanin 1 isoform X2, with translation MAILRNVMSLAVIAMLFELAMAANYTVGGSNGGWDTSTNLQAWAASQLFSVGDNLIFQYGANHNLFEVSQADYDSCQTSNAIQGHSDGSTVIPLSSPGTRYFICGTPGHCTQGMKVEIDVLPSSTPPPATPATPATPPPASPISPPPPSPSSVMPPSSSPSPTTSTPSPSQSPPETSPTMSPPSPPTSPMGSPKSSPTISPSPDVSSPPPSPSSANKASIRSNLTVSFSIVMMMMIMVLVR